The following coding sequences are from one Nicotiana tomentosiformis chromosome 3, ASM39032v3, whole genome shotgun sequence window:
- the LOC104098104 gene encoding uncharacterized protein isoform X1, producing the protein MDTTASVSLLLWDREAIFLIGKSANELKEGLLENTSGVDKASYPMELNNILRRKFMFKVILKSSIIRLQDKVYSVVKLTDDDNLIQKYSPAPYSDAFTDPDFNTDQRVDGEKECKDSTEDNELIDIANTPAKIGIATAVTVVEEDPNAQ; encoded by the exons ATGGATACTACTGCATCTGTTTCACTATTGCTCTGGGACCGTGAAGCCATATTTCTCATAGGCAAGTCTGCAAATGAATTGAAGGAGGGATTACTTGAG AATACTAGCGGTGTTGATAAGGCTTCCTATCCAATGGAGTTGAATAACATTCTTCGGAGAAAATTCATGTTTAAGGTTATTCTCAAGAGCTCGATCATTCGTTTGCAAGATAAAGTTTATAGTGTTGTTAAGCTTACCGATGATGACAACCTGATACAGAAATATAGTCCTGCTCCATATTCAGATGCCTTCACC GACCCTGACTTCAATACTGATCAACGCGTAGATGGAGAGAAGGAATGCAAG gACTCTACTGAAGATAACGAGTTGATAGATATTGCAAACACACCTGCCAAGATAGGTATAGCTACTGCCGTAACAGTGGTTGAAGAAGATCCGAATGCACAATAG
- the LOC104098104 gene encoding uncharacterized protein isoform X2, whose translation MDTTASVSLLLWDREAIFLIGKSANELKEGLLENTSGVDKASYPMELNNILRRKFMFKVILKSSIIRLQDKVYSVVKLTDDDNLIQKYSPAPYSDAFTDPDFNTDQRVDGEKECKVTEYVEAQSGLLGFCYLYSVML comes from the exons ATGGATACTACTGCATCTGTTTCACTATTGCTCTGGGACCGTGAAGCCATATTTCTCATAGGCAAGTCTGCAAATGAATTGAAGGAGGGATTACTTGAG AATACTAGCGGTGTTGATAAGGCTTCCTATCCAATGGAGTTGAATAACATTCTTCGGAGAAAATTCATGTTTAAGGTTATTCTCAAGAGCTCGATCATTCGTTTGCAAGATAAAGTTTATAGTGTTGTTAAGCTTACCGATGATGACAACCTGATACAGAAATATAGTCCTGCTCCATATTCAGATGCCTTCACC GACCCTGACTTCAATACTGATCAACGCGTAGATGGAGAGAAGGAATGCAAG GTGACTGAATATGTCGAAGCGCAAAGCGGTTTGCTTGGATTCTGTTatctgtactcagtcatgttGTAA